The Pseudodesulfovibrio sp. zrk46 genome contains a region encoding:
- the trpS gene encoding tryptophan--tRNA ligase, which translates to MSDNNRILSGMRPTGPLHLGHYFGVIANWLKLQEEYNCFFFVADWHALTSEYADPTKIKGFVPGLVKDWVASGLDPEKCTIFQQSMVKEHAELHLLFSMTTPLGWLERCPTYKEQKTQLAEKKLNTYGFLGYPVLQAADILLYKPCAVPVGKDQLPHLELTREIGRRFNHLNKTELFPEPADMLTEECKLPGLDGRKMSKSYGNSIQLSEPIEEIMPKLRSMKTDESRLRKSDPGDPAVCNLYPYHKLMTDPAKLPEIQEGCKNATWGCVDCKKVLMESMEAFLTPFHERRNACTDERVAEILDAGNKKAREFAIKTMDEVRGVLNFDF; encoded by the coding sequence CTCTCTGGCATGCGGCCCACCGGCCCCCTTCATCTCGGACACTACTTCGGCGTCATCGCCAACTGGCTCAAGCTCCAGGAAGAGTACAACTGCTTTTTCTTCGTGGCCGACTGGCATGCCCTGACCAGCGAATACGCAGATCCTACCAAGATCAAGGGGTTCGTCCCCGGCTTGGTCAAAGACTGGGTCGCATCCGGCCTTGATCCGGAAAAATGTACGATTTTCCAGCAGTCCATGGTCAAAGAGCACGCTGAACTGCACCTGCTCTTCTCCATGACCACTCCGCTTGGCTGGCTTGAACGTTGCCCCACCTACAAGGAACAGAAGACCCAGTTGGCTGAGAAGAAGCTGAACACCTACGGTTTCCTCGGTTACCCGGTTCTTCAAGCTGCGGACATTCTGCTCTACAAGCCGTGCGCAGTCCCTGTCGGCAAGGATCAGTTGCCGCATCTGGAACTCACCCGTGAGATCGGTCGCCGTTTCAACCACCTGAACAAGACCGAACTGTTCCCGGAACCGGCAGACATGCTCACCGAAGAATGCAAACTGCCCGGTCTGGATGGTCGCAAGATGTCCAAGTCCTACGGCAACTCTATCCAGCTTTCCGAACCCATCGAGGAAATCATGCCCAAACTGCGGAGCATGAAGACCGACGAAAGCCGTCTACGCAAGTCCGATCCGGGCGATCCCGCAGTCTGCAACCTGTACCCGTACCACAAGCTCATGACCGATCCGGCCAAGCTGCCCGAGATTCAGGAAGGCTGCAAAAACGCCACTTGGGGTTGTGTTGATTGTAAGAAGGTACTCATGGAATCCATGGAAGCATTCCTCACCCCGTTCCACGAACGCCGCAATGCCTGCACCGATGAGCGCGTCGCCGAGATTCTGGACGCGGGCAACAAGAAGGCACGCGAATTCGCCATTAAGACCATGGACGAAGTACGCGGCGTCCTGAACTTCGACTTTTAA